From Oreochromis niloticus isolate F11D_XX linkage group LG1, O_niloticus_UMD_NMBU, whole genome shotgun sequence, a single genomic window includes:
- the mtch2 gene encoding mitochondrial carrier homolog 2 isoform X1 — MAEVCGQVLLGSGLTVLSHPLMYIKVLIQVGHEPLPPTLGRNLFGRQVYQLPGLFAYAKHIIRIDGRAGLFKGLGPRLCAGTIGTVVHSKVVQKCQEQGTPQILGGQQKDKESSLQQVVNETTREMIARSCATIVTHPFHVITLRCMVQFIGRETKYSGVFDSIITVYREEGILGFFAGLIPRLLGDVLSLWICNLLAHLINTYAIDDSMSHTGEIKNCSQAMTGFFASMLTYPFVLVSNIMAVNNCGLAGGLTPYASVYPTWVDCWKHLSREGNMSRGNSLFFRKLPAGKTYAVDQKRFF; from the exons ATGGCGGAGGTGTGTGGTCAAGTGTTATTGGGATCAGGGCTTACTGTGCTCTCCCATCCTTTGATGTACATTAAAGTCCTGATCCAG GTAGGACATGAGCCGCTCCCTCCCACCCTGGGCAGGAATTTATTTGGAAGACAAGTCTACCAGCTACCTGGACTGTTTGCTTATG CAAAACACATCATTAGGATTGATGGAAGAGCTGGTCTTTTCAAAGGACTTGGTCCGAGGCTTTGTGCAGGCACTATTGGCACAGTCGTACACAGCAAAGTTGTACAG AAATGTCAAGAACAAGGCACCCCACag ATACTGGGTGGGCAGCAGAAGGATAAAGAGAGCTCTCTACAGCAGGTTGTTAACGAG ACAACCAGGGAGATGATTGCCCGCTCCTGTGCCACCATCGTCACACATCCCTTCCATG TGATTACTTTGCGATGTATGGTGCAGTTCATTGGAAGAGAAACCAAATATAG TGGGGTGTTTGATTCCATCATCACAGTCTACAGAGAAGAAGGCATTCTGGGCTTCTTTGC TGGTTTGATTCCTCGTCTGCTGGGTGATGTCCTTTCTCTGTGGATTTGTAACCTGCTGGCTCACCTCATCAATACATACGCCATTGATGACTCG ATGAGTCACACAGGAGAAATCAAGAACTGCTCTCAGGCTATGACAGGG TTCTTTGCCAGTATGCTCACCTATCCTTTTGTTTTGGTGTCAAACATAATGGCAGTCAATAACTGTGG GCTTGCTGGAGGCCTAACTCCCTATGCGTCAGTATATCCCACCTGGGTGGACTGCTGGAAGCATCTTAGCAGAGAG
- the mtch2 gene encoding mitochondrial carrier homolog 2 isoform X2 — protein sequence MAEVCGQVLLGSGLTVLSHPLMYIKVLIQVGHEPLPPTLGRNLFGRQVYQLPGLFAYAKHIIRIDGRAGLFKGLGPRLCAGTIGTVVHSKVVQILGGQQKDKESSLQQVVNETTREMIARSCATIVTHPFHVITLRCMVQFIGRETKYSGVFDSIITVYREEGILGFFAGLIPRLLGDVLSLWICNLLAHLINTYAIDDSMSHTGEIKNCSQAMTGFFASMLTYPFVLVSNIMAVNNCGLAGGLTPYASVYPTWVDCWKHLSREGNMSRGNSLFFRKLPAGKTYAVDQKRFF from the exons ATGGCGGAGGTGTGTGGTCAAGTGTTATTGGGATCAGGGCTTACTGTGCTCTCCCATCCTTTGATGTACATTAAAGTCCTGATCCAG GTAGGACATGAGCCGCTCCCTCCCACCCTGGGCAGGAATTTATTTGGAAGACAAGTCTACCAGCTACCTGGACTGTTTGCTTATG CAAAACACATCATTAGGATTGATGGAAGAGCTGGTCTTTTCAAAGGACTTGGTCCGAGGCTTTGTGCAGGCACTATTGGCACAGTCGTACACAGCAAAGTTGTACAG ATACTGGGTGGGCAGCAGAAGGATAAAGAGAGCTCTCTACAGCAGGTTGTTAACGAG ACAACCAGGGAGATGATTGCCCGCTCCTGTGCCACCATCGTCACACATCCCTTCCATG TGATTACTTTGCGATGTATGGTGCAGTTCATTGGAAGAGAAACCAAATATAG TGGGGTGTTTGATTCCATCATCACAGTCTACAGAGAAGAAGGCATTCTGGGCTTCTTTGC TGGTTTGATTCCTCGTCTGCTGGGTGATGTCCTTTCTCTGTGGATTTGTAACCTGCTGGCTCACCTCATCAATACATACGCCATTGATGACTCG ATGAGTCACACAGGAGAAATCAAGAACTGCTCTCAGGCTATGACAGGG TTCTTTGCCAGTATGCTCACCTATCCTTTTGTTTTGGTGTCAAACATAATGGCAGTCAATAACTGTGG GCTTGCTGGAGGCCTAACTCCCTATGCGTCAGTATATCCCACCTGGGTGGACTGCTGGAAGCATCTTAGCAGAGAG